A genomic segment from Drosophila miranda strain MSH22 chromosome 3, D.miranda_PacBio2.1, whole genome shotgun sequence encodes:
- the LOC108159416 gene encoding pneumococcal serine-rich repeat protein isoform X2, giving the protein MDLSLERDSSALGSLFQQIINDMKNTSPLWDDFVAKASKLHTCLRAAIQAIAAYLDAFQKIADAATNSRGASKEIGTALTRVCLRHKAVETRLKTFTSAIMDCLVQPLQDKIEDWKRTVATIDKDHAKEYKRCRSELKKRSSDTLRLQKKARKGQTDGLQSLMDSHMQDVTLRRAELEEVEKRSLRAAMVEERLRYCSFVHMLQPVVHEECEVMSELGHLQEAMQSIALVTKEPSVLPQASEELIHDAKASINLYPESPGGGSGSQGGGCSNSLGSRKSSVCSISSMNSSGSSNSPGHHHYPRSLSQFVTPAIRLKPGESSDSGFCSSPALTTQVSNATNQTANVSTWPPHSQDVVDTLPPTADRPHTISTAYEKGHQRPPLTVYTFQNPETIHESGSGNGINNGSVAPSNGQPSSGQTTPATQKSPAASLSRPPLPVKPAHVRCSSLERPLSAQSNHRQGSGSGGLLQRQCPSPIPAHITKELSAAHHAQQQQQQLQQQQSPPTYVNMSELANMAALKLTNHQQQQQQQQQQQQQQKPTPPPLQQQSSIDSICSQHSNDSSGSHQLLQQQQQQQAPHAAQHHATRSHSISSTASSLHSHPSIDSTVACGSLVGQHTHSTSTNTNTTSPSSGSSTPQNHYSPLLTNSPTSTAAGTPSGSSISTGTGTGAGLGFVYQVSSPTPPTSEVQVQVLKITEQAGSQPPASAEDTDERSRASVLQKASMFEKQAAAVAAAAGSVSPPVPATGPSPAAAAPSAGGPKRSEAEQQEMDKSFEDSIKALNNLIGELDSFQREIDEGKGKQNSNSNSSNNNLTTSSSSSENNNLPPVCIGSTASTTSTSTTNIDLCGISNQTNSSGCGTDMSDTTSEELAGEEGGHLMDPTLAEARRRERELLGASDSELSRCYVSETSSLTGGLTAGGYENPTFAHFVASASRDDPYNGGSGSEGRSLYAPASVSVSADSISLAASDSICLSGQPRHAYVDTCSDSGSAVVVIYDHQIPNTPDIEFVKQNSEIVLLRTKDPQVQSQLQLYEMRELQQLPSNLAGSPDSPDSGSGKALPPATATVAPAKQRLSSFRASSEQQLQLLGRGSPQRGKANHVDQPPQQQQPAQGTVSDNSSLPVEPPVMRRQLPPKPTSLCLSLFNGTGTGTGSGSGSGTGTGSNQPPSVADKPLIPRKSDFKADLDAKIRRQKQKVQQQIQQQQQQQQKQQQTPQQPLQQQQQQQQQQQHSPQSHQTRNCNVTNGPAAAVVIASASDPILSPHPYQNQNQNHRMPSQNQTTATSNHKQYQTPQAAATATSKTSASPPSATIANPALSSLSPRGGLPQPSSSSSSLPSSASASTNSTSTNALAPLPVATATATATAPCRPPPSAPPPAHPYVCSSNAANPQANHQANTNTNSTANANANASLKPGITPRPASLSGGAGGGLGGAGGSTRIARRSSINQAKPPPPVRRSSSVTPSPNASVGHATHLQLQHNTPLSSSSEHLPPPPAFMLESMSSAPPVAMPSSALKVSETVRALAAMRHQPASPGTLRRIQQQQQQHQQQQQQQQQYQPPLQSVHNSPMNDDPSYEAYYDSYMDLQAYAHALANGQQQQPGQQMPPPLPPPNQQRFNHQQQQQQQQYHPQQCYPQQQQQQQHVAQKPPTPPVYHAPPAPPPTADATFRTSSPAAGGGGGGGIYAQPKLVNSMSSFRTSSPSPNGHGHGHAHPLPPTQPKANPNLIAQLNARLNSKQQQQQQHHQQQHASEGIYGNQQQPGGESIYTRSGLSMSQPQQQQHYDAAPILSMRQAQQQQQQYQHLQQQHYTCPPPLEDPPPPPIYSAGASATMPKKMARPHAGQSAASQLSAYAAGSATATLPKNMMQQQQRLQQQLQQQQQQHQQYQQPAGMGNGNGHVNQRPQLPLPQQQMQQQQQQKLRAAQQQHLAEQQQQQQQQQRQPPIPSRHSSVQQKIFVSTNPFIQTTAVKFHSPSASPTCGSPVTGSGSVSSASIYATTARGNHHQQQIHHPQQQQHQQQQQQHYYREVAGGNSNGGAAYYNHNNAHGHGHANANAHANVHAHAHMSHAQAHHPNFVTSTNIEKTGSIRAKTKAEFLENLNAKLAKQGMSGRAFAVRNLINSKALMYQNPQNLSRPSAQYRRPPTYPNTTTTTSTTATTTTATGTGTGTGHCDEQC; this is encoded by the exons ATGGATCTAAGTCTGGAACGCGATAGCTCTGCTCTGGGGAGTCTGTTCCAACAGATTATCAATGACATGAAG AACACCTCTCCACTGTGGGATGACTTCGTGGCAAAGGCCAGCAAATTGCACACATGCTTGAG GGCTGCCATACAGGCAATCGCCGCCTATTTGGATGCCTTCCAGAAGATAGCCGATGCGGCCACCAATTCCAGAG GCGCCTCCAAGGAAATTGGCACCGCCCTGACCCGGGTCTGCCTGCGCCACAAGGCAGTGGAGACCCGCTTGAAGACCTTCACCAGCGCCATTATGGACTGTCTGGTGCAGCCGCTGCAGGACAAGATCGAGGACTGGAAACGCACCGTGGCCACCATCGACAAGGACCATGCCAAAGAATACAAGCGCTGCCGGAGTGAGCTGAAGAAGCGCTCCAGCGACACGCTGCGGCTCCAGAAGAAGGCCCGCAAGGGCCAGACCGACGGCCTCCAGTCGCTGATGGACTCGCACATGCAGGACGTGACCCTGCGCCGGGCCGAGCTGGAGGAGGTGGAGAAGCGTTCGCTGCGAGCGGCCATGGTGGAGGAGCGGCTGCGCTACTGCAGCTTCGTCCACATGCTGCAGCCGGTGGTGCACGAGGAGTGCGAGGTGATGTCTGAGCTGGGACATCTGCAG GAGGCCATGCAGTCCATTGCTCTGGTCACCAAGGAGCCCAGTGTCCTGCCGCAGGCCTCCGAGGAGCTCATCCACGATGCCAAGGCCAGCATCAATCTCTATCCGGAGTCGCCGGGCGGCGGATCCGGCTCCCAGGGCGGCGGCTGCTCCAACTCTCTGGGATCCAGGAAGAGCTCTGTCTGCTCCATCAGCAGCATGAACAGCAGCGGCTCCAGCAACTCTCCGGGCCATCATCACTATCCGCGCTCCCTGTCGCAG TTTGTAACGCCCGCAATTCGCTTGAAACCTGGTGAATCCAGTGATAGTGGCTTTTGCTCATCGCCAGCTCTAACAACAcag GTCTCGAACGCAACGAACCAGACGGCAAATGTGTCGACATGGCCGCCACATTCCCAGGACGTGGTGGACACCCTCCCGCCCACGGCCGACCGACCGCACACCATTTCCACGGCATACGAGAAGGGTCACCAGCGCCCGCCACTGACTGTCTACACGTTCCAGAACCCAGAGACCATCCACGAGTCCGGGAGCGGCAACGGGATCAACAATGGATCGGTGGCCCCATCCAACGGACAGCCATCGTCGGGCCAGACCACACCGGCCACCCAGAAGTCTCCGGCCGCATCGCTCAGTCGTCCGCCTCTGCCAGTC AAGCCGGCCCATGTG CGCTGCTCGTCGCTGGAGCGTCCGCTGTCGGCGCAGAGCAACCACCGTCAGGGCAGTGGAAGCGGCGGCCTGCTGCAGCGTCAGTGCCCCTCACCGATACCGGCTCATATCACGAAAG AGCTGTCCGCAGCACATCatgcacagcagcagcagcagcagctccagcagcagcagagtcCGCCCACATACGTTAACATGTCCGAACTGGCCAACATGGCGGCCTTGAAGCTCACtaaccaccagcagcagcagcagcagcagcaacagcaacagcagcagcagaagcccACGCCACCgcctctgcagcagcagagctCCATTGACTCGATCTGCTCGCAGCATTCCAACGACTCCTCGGGCTCCCATCAGCttctacagcagcagcagcagcagcaagcgcCTCACGCTGCCCAGCACCATGCCACACGCTCCCATTCCATATCCTCGACGGCCTCGTCGCTGCACTCGCATCCATCGATCGACTCGACGGTCGCTTGCGGCTCCCTCGTGGGCCAGCACACCcacagcaccagcaccaacacGAACACCACCTCGCCGTCCAGTGGCAGCTCCACGCCCCAGAACCATTACTCGCCCCTGTTAACCAACTCACCCACGTCCACTGCCGCAGGTACGCCCAGTGGAAGCAGCATCAGCACGGGCACGGGTACCGGCGCCGGACTGGGATTCGTCTACCAGGTCAGCTCGCccacgccgccgacgagcgaGGTGCAGGTGCAGGTGCTCAAGATCACCGAGCAGGCGGGATCGCAGCCGCCGGCCAGTGCCGAGGACACGGACGAACGGTCGCGTGCCTCTGTCCTGCAGAAGGCCTCCATGTTCGAGAAGCAGGCGGCAGCCGTGGCAGCAGCGGCCGGTAGTGTGTCGCCTCCTGTTCCGGCCACGGGTCCATCCCCTGCGGCGGCCGCCCCAAGTGCCGGGGGACCGAAGCGGTCCGAGGCCGAGCAGCAGGAAATGG ACAAATCTTTCGAAGACTCAATCAAAGcattaaataatttaattgGCGAACTAGACTCGTTTCAACGTGAGATTGATGAGGGCAAGGGCAAGcagaacagcaacagcaacagcagcaacaacaacctgACAAcgagtagcagcagcagcgagaaCAACAACCTGCCCCCCGTCTGCATCGGCAGCACCGccagcaccaccagcaccagcaccaccaaCATCGATTTGTGCGGCATCAGCAACCAGACCAACTCCAGCGGCTGCGGCACGGACATGTCGGACACCACCTCCGAGGAGCTGGCCGGTGAGGAGGGGGGCCACCTGATGGACCCCACGCTGGCGGAGGCCAGGCGGCGAGAACGAGAGCTTCTGGGCGCCAGCGATTCGGAGCTGAGTCGCTGCTATGTGAGCGAGACGAGTTCGCTGACCGGCGGCCTGACAGCGGGCGGCTACGAGAACCCCACGTTCGCCCACTTTGTGGCGAGTGCGAGCCGCGACGACCCCTACAACGGGGGGTCGGGCAGCGAGGGGCGCTCCCTATATGCGCCCGcctccgtgtccgtgtccgcgGACAGCATCTCGCTGGCCGCCTCCGACAGCATCTGCCTGTCGGGGCAGCCGCGGCACGCCTACGTGGACACCTgcagcgacagcggcagcgCCGTCGTAGTGATCTACGACCACCAGATCCCCAACACCCCGGACATTGAGTTCGTCAAGCAGAACTCGGAGATAGTCCTGCTGCGCACCAAGGACCCCCAGGTGCAGTCGCAGCTGCAGCTTTACGAGATGCGcgagctgcagcagctgccCTCGAATCTAGCCGGATCCCCGGACTCGCCGGACTCGGGCAGTGGCAAGGCGCTCCCGCCGGCAACAGCAACTGTGGCGCCCGCCAAGCAGCGACTCTCCTCGTTTCGCGCCTCCagcgagcagcagctgcagctgctcgGACGCGGCAGCCCGCAAAGAGGTAAAGCAAACCACGTCGATCAGccgccccagcagcagcagccggcaCAAGGGACAGTCAGTGATAACAGTAGCCTCCCAGTAGAGCCTCCTGTGATGCGGCGACAGCTGCCCCCAAAGCCCACCAGCCTCTGCCTGAGCCTTTTCAATGGTACAGGTACAGGTACGGGgtcgggttcgggttcgggtacgggtacgggttcGAATCAGCCTCCCAGTGTGGCCGACAAGCCATTGATACCCCGAAAGTCAGACTTTAAGGCCGACTTAGATGCCAAAATACGcaggcagaagcagaaggTTCAACAGcaaatacagcagcagcaacagcaacagcagaagcagcaacaaacGCCACAGCAGccactgcaacagcagcagcagcagcagcagcaacaacaacactcACCACAGTCGCACCAAACCAGAAACTGTAATGTCACTAATggcccagcagcagccgttGTTATTGCATCCGCATCAGATCCAATCTTGAGCCCGCATCCataccaaaaccaaaaccaaaatcaTAGAATGCCAAGCCAAAATCAGACAACAGCAACATCCAATCATAAGCAATACCAGACGCCCCAAGCAGCTGCGACAGCAACATCAAAAACATCAGCATCTCCTCCATCTGCAACAATAGCAAACCCAGCATTATCATCATTGTCACCTCGCGGCGGTCTGCCAcagccatcatcatcatcgtcatcattaccatcatctgcatctgcatccaCAAACTCCACATCGACAAACGCTCTTGCTCCGTTGCccgttgccactgccactgccactgccactgccccctGCAGACCACCACCATCAGCGCCACCACCCGCCCATCCATATGTGTGCTCCTCGAATGCCGCCAACCCCCAAGCCAACCATCAAGccaatacgaatacgaattccactgccaatgccaatgccaatgccagtcTCAAGCCAGGCATTACGCCCAGGCCGGCCTCGTTGTCGG gaggagcaggaggaggattAGGAGGAGCAGGTGGCTCAACGCGGATCGCACGTCGTTCGTCCATCAATCAGGCCAAGCCACCGCCGCCAGTGCGACGCAGCTCCTCGGTGACACCCAGTCCCAATGCTTCGGTGGGG CACGCGACGCATCTGCAGCTGCAACATAACACACCGCTAAGCAGCTCCAGCGAGCATCTACCACCGCCGCCAGCCTTTATGCTGGAGTCCATGTCCAGCGCTCCTCCAGTGGCCATGCCGAGCTCCGCTCTTAAGGTGTCGGAGACGGTGCGAGCCCTGGCAGCCATGCGGCATCAGCCGGCATCGCCTGGTACGCTAAGACgtatacagcagcagcagcagcaacaccagcaacaacaacaacagcaacaacaatatcAACCCCCACTGCAG TCAGTGCACAACTCCCCCATGAACGACGACCCGAGCTATGAGGCCTACTATGACTCCTATATGGATCTGCAGGCCTATGCTCATGCCTTGGCCAatggccaacagcagcagccgggccAGCAGATGCCACCACCCCTGCCACCGCCCAACCAGCAACGCTTTAATcatcaacagcaacagcaacagcagcaataTCATCCACAGCAATGCTatccacagcagcaacagcagcagcaacatgtGGCACAAAAGCCGCCAACGCCACCTGTCTACCACGCCCCACCAGCACCACCGCCTACAGCGGATGCC ACGTTCCGCACCTCGTCACCGGCCGCAGGCGGAGGAGGCGGTGGGGGCATCTATGCCCAACCCAAGCTGGTCAACAGCATGTCCAGCTTCCGCACCAGCAGCCCAAGTCCcaatgggcatgggcatgggcatgcgCACCCACTGCCACCGACACAGCCCAAGGCGAACCCGAATCTAATTGCACAGCTGAATGCACGACTCAacagcaagcagcagcagcagcagcagcaccatcaacagcagcatgCTTCCGAGGGCATCTACGGCAACCAGCAGCAACCTGGAGGCGAGTCGATCTACACGCGGAGCGGCCTGTCCATGTCCcagccgcaacagcagcaacactATGACG CTGCCCCAATCCTGAGCATGCGACAggctcagcagcagcagcagcagtaccaacatctgcagcagcagcattacACGTGCCCGCCTCCACTGGAGGAtccgccaccgccacccaTTTACAGTGCCGGAGCATCGGCCACGATGCCCAAAAAGATGGCACGCCCCCATGCTGGCCAGAGTGCGGCCTCTCAGTTGAGTGCCTATGCAGCAGGTTCGGCCACGGCTACGCTCCCAAAAAACatgatgcagcagcagcaacgtttacagcagcagctacaacagcagcagcagcagcatcagcaatACCAACAGCCGGCAGGCAtgggcaatggcaatggccaTGTAAATCAGCGTCCACAGTTGCCTCTTCCCCAGCAGCagatgcagcaacagcagcagcagaaactgaGAGCAGCTCAACAGCAACATTTGGcggaacagcaacagcagcagcagcaacagcagcgccagcCACCCATACCGTCGCGGCACTCGAGTGTACAGCAAAAGATATTCGTGTCAACGAATCCATTCATACAAACTACGGCCGTCAAGTTCCATTCGCCCTCAGCCTCGCCCACTTGCGGCTCGCCCGTAACTGGATCTGGGTCTGTATCCTCGGCTAGTATTTATGCCACAACGGCGCGTGGCaatcaccaccagcagcaaATACATCatccacaacagcagcagcatcaacagcaacagcaacagcattaTTATCGCGAGGTTGCTGGGGGCAACAGCAATGGCGGCGCTGCTTACTACAACCACAATAATGCCCATGGCCATGGCCACGCGAATGCGAACGCCCATGCCAATGTCCATGCCCACGCCCACATGTCCCATGCCCAGGCACATCATCCAA ACTTCGTCACAAGCACAAATATCGAAAAGACTGGCAGCATTCGGGCCAAGACCAAGGCCGAGTTCCTCGAGAATCTCAACGCGAAACTGGCCAAGCAGGGCATGTCCGGCCGCGCATTTGCCGTGCGAAATCTCATCAATAGCAAGGCCCTG ATGTATCAGAATCCACAAAATCTATCGCGCCCCAGTGCTCAATATCGTAGACCTCCCACCTATCCCAACACCACTACCACGACCAGCACAACCGcaaccacaaccacagccactggcactggcactggcactggccacTGTGATGAGCAGTGCTAA